GGATTTCATAGGAATTCAGTGTAATTTTGTTACACTTTGAGGAAGATAGATAGGCATACTTTATCCTAATGTGAAAGCCACTGCATTAAAGTGATTAATGCATTAAAGGGAAAAGCATAACTGAAAACTCCACAAAAAACAGATCACACTAACTGCACATATGTACAACACGTTTGCacaaattaaatgttacaaaGGTCTCACGTCGATTATGGAGGGGCAGAGGTTTTGGTGCTGATTGTAAGTAAACAGTTATAACACTCCGGGTTGTATTAAAATCATTGAAATCATTAAAATAGTAACTATTAAACTATAATAAAGAGAGAGACATTGAGCTGAAATCGTGTTTTTAAGACAACTCAAATGCTTTCatttatattgagaaaataGAAACAATACAATAGAGGGTGTTCGATATTCtctaataataaagatatgatGCCAGAATAAATAGAAATGTTCctaattatacatatataatctagATAATCTTAATTGCATGAGGATCTGCTCTTTATTTCTATAGTTATTATAGCAACTAGTGGACAAAATAAACTGCAGAGCTAATGAAAGATTAGAAATTtaggataaaagaaaatagtttaatttcTGAGGGAAATTGTGTTTTTCTTATGCATATAAATACAGCCCGTTGAGTGCAAATCACTTAATCAATTCATTATTTCCCTAGCCCATTTCCAATTTTAAACATACATGGGTAACTGCAAAGTCCTAACTACCTGTCAATTAGCCAAAGAACTCCATCCCTGACACCTACAACTACAAGAGGCCCAACCGGACGTTTCTGCTCCATTGGAAAACGGGTAACTGCCACAGCCACACCCCCACCACCAACTGCCACCTCACCTGTCTTTCTCTCTTCTGTGGCCGACCAAGAGTCATCACCATCCACTCTAGATTGTTTTGGTAATGTTAAGAAAGGTGGCACTGAAGGAGCATGCTGAAATGAAGCCAACCGAACCACCTACAGCCGGAACAACAAATACCTTTACGTTTTTgtgagagaaaacaaaagataattaATAGCAAATCCAAGATTTACATCACACCAAAATGCTAACAGAAGAAGGTTTAAAGGATCAGCAGACATTCTCATTACACATTCCCATCTAAAATATTCATGTCAATTTCTTCCAGCGACCCATATCAATCATATccagaaacaaaatattaaatcgGAGGAAAGACAAAGAGGGCCCTGAATGTTTGCAATCATTTTCAGAGATGACAAAAAGTTGAAGCTTTTGTAACCTGCAACATTGGCGGCCTCAATGCTATTCTTTCTTCCTTAGCAGACTGAGGACCTTCTACAGTAATTAGAGCTAACTCTCCGTGCTCTGCAACAGCTTTTGCCTGTGCTTCTTTCATTTTCTGCTCTTCTTTCATCTTCTTAGTTTCAATGTCAATTTGAGCAACCCCAGCATCCACAAAAACGATTCTGAAAACCAAAACGTATTAGTAAAGGTAAAATGAATATGAATTATGGCCATTGCAGATATGAATCAAAAACCATTTTAAAATCTTCGCCTAAATAATTTATTAGCCATGGATAGTTGTACAtcgaaatttttttctttaacatgTTTACGACATTCATCATTGCTTAAACTTTAAATATCACTGGAAAGATTTTCAAATGAATACAATCCATTCCACATTGCAAGAGAAACACAAAACATTGTcaggaaaacaaataaataaattggttTGTCTTATctttaattactattattattgtttcttaGAGGAGGCGGTGAAGGATAAGGATGAAAAGAAGAGAAGTGTTTGGGCATCAAGTGTGTCATACCTTTACCTTTTAGTATTCATAATGAAGAACCGATTGGATAAAACACAGCTAAACATCCATGCATGTTCTTTTTCATTGATGATATAGTTTTGGTACATGCTAATTGAGGTGTaatgaatatagtgaaaaattatatatgggattaatTTCTCTTGTGTAGAAAATACTCATAAggtattgtatttataataaaggaAATATTGGCTAAgccaaaagtaaaaataaagaataataacaaattaactaaaataaagataagatatCTAAGATATCtaagatatctaataatctaatatatctaacatttTCCCTCAAGCTGGTGAATACAAATCGCATGTACTaagcttgttacaaatataatcaattatcggTCCCCGTAAAACCTTAGTGAAATTATCTGCTATCTGATCACTAGAGTTAATGAACTCAATCTTGATGTCGCCAGATACAATCTtctctcgaatgaaatgacaatcaatctcaatatgtttggtcctctcatgaaagacaagattaaaactaatatgaaaaacaacatgattgtcacatataagtgtTATTCAAGTAACATTTCCAAATTATAACTCTCTAAGCAATTGCTTAAGCCAAACAAGTTCAAAGGTGGCTGAGGCCATAACTCTATATTCTGGTTATACACTAGatcttgccacaacactttgtttcttgcttttccaaGAGATCAAGTTACGGCCAACGGAGATACAATATCCGAATATAGATTTTCTATCAGAAGGAGATCTTGCCCAATTAACATCTGAATAACAAACAACTCTTGTATGGTTATTTCCATATAACAACCCTTTTTCCAGAAGctcctttaatgtactttaatatacaTATGATTGTATTTCAATGATCTTCACATAGGGAATTAAGAAATTGGCTTACCACACTGACTAtaaaggaaatgtcaggacgagTAACTGtaagataattcaattttccAATTAGTCTTCTATACAACTTGGGATCTAACATAGGCTCCCGTGATTTGGTAGAATTTAGTATTAGGATCCATGGGTGTGTCAACAGATTTTGAACTCATCAACCcagtttcctccaaaatatccaatgcatacttcctttgagatataacaataccatcattggattgtgtcATCTCAATACCCAAGAAATATCTGAGTTTGCCAAGATTTTTGGCTTAAAAATGGTGGCAAATTTTGTAGGATGAGGTagacttaaaatccacttcttaacatggtattagaatcaggttagagcctatcctaacaagatttgttgtttgttgagcATATTTTTCTACCCGCTGTTAAACCGCTAGCGGATCACCCACCACCCactaatgtctagtctcacgctcaagatgtatatacctcgacgTGAGGGAGGTCTGTTGGAAGTCcaacattgactagagataaagacaatttataatatatataagtgggtgcaaaccttaccTCAGAAGccggttttgtagggttgagttaggcttaaagttcacttaaAATTAGCTTGTAAGGTCAGGTttgtacccacttatatactctgaattgacattatttttagttgatgtgagacttccaacatacCCCCTTatgccgaggtatatacatctcaagCATGAGACTagaaattaatgggtggtctgaTAGCACCTGATAATGGGTGGAACAATATacctaacaaacaacaaatctcgCTAAGATAGACTTTAACAATGACTATGGTaccatattaattatatttaaaaactatgtataaaattaatctcccttgtgtagAAAATACACATACACATGGGGTACTGTATTCATGATAAAGGAAATATGGactaagtccaaaatacaaataaagaataataacaaagtaactaaagataaaatataaagataaaatatctatctataagatatttaataatctaatatatctaataaGGTGAAATTCTTTAAACGACCACAGggtgattatatttataaaaaatatagcatatatggaatttatgatCAATCCACAAAGAAGTGATGATAATCAAACAGGAAGAATTGGCCATAAAGAAGTACCAAAATCTGAGAGCTTCATTGACTAGGGTGTCTATTAAAGCGCAAAAGGCTTGATACTAGTGCCACACAATCATAAAATATCCAAACAGGAGGGATGAAGTTGAGAAGTGCCTCAGGGTATCTCTGATTATAAGGGCTTATGAAACAAAGGAACCTTTTATAAAAACACAACTAAACCAGTTGTGTTAAACTGCACTAAATGGGAATCAGGTTAGaatgttgtttttgttggaATGAGTCCCATTTAGGAAATCCAAACAAATAAATCCTGTAGGGAAAGTTTTACCAGTATTGATGTTTAGACTAGTCTAGCTAATATTCTGTTAATCATTAAGGGTGTTTTTGAAACTCCGTTGGGTCAGATTCAAAGCCAAATCACTGCAGAAGGAGTCATCGAAGGTCCATGGGAAAGTGGGAATTGGAAAAGCAAACACACTCTAAGGCATTTTCCAAAACAGTATACATATTCATGAACATTTTCTAAATCATGATTCTCCCTTTTCTGTCTTTGGTTATGATGAGTAGATAATACTTAGACCAACTGGGAGATAGACAAATTGACCATGTAAAATACAGTCTGTCATTTCCACTTTCTAAACAACTGTAAACctacaaaaaataatgaagcagtaaacaaagaaattataaaatggaCCAAAATATAAAGACTTACTCGATAGTAGTCGGGGTAGCCACAAACAGTTGCCTCCTGTGCCAAACAGCACTGGTAGCATATGGGATTGCAACAtctcccaaatatctatattgAGGGCGCAAAGAAGATATGACTATGTATTGCTGGTATCCAAATGCACAGTACTCAACGGTTTGGTCCCAAGCAGTCCATTCTGGCTGAGGAAGAAGGTCCCCCACTGGCTGGAATGTCTCCCAACTAAATCACAAACAAAATTATGATAGCAATGTCAATGTCAAGAAAACTTGTGCACTTGTAGTTGTAACGTCACTCGATACTACTTCACTCAACTCCCTCATTGATCAAAATCCTCGGTAAAGCCCTTAGGAAACCACCCTAAAAGACTAGATAATTAAGGGGGATAAACCAAACACTTAAATACTCCACCAAGCATCCCATACTACATAATGTGGGACTTGGGCACCCCAATATACCTTAGTCCCTACCACCCTGAAATTCCACTTAAAAACTTTATCCAATGTTCTTGTGGGTCTCCCTCCCTTTTTCAGAGAATTAAAACCATACAATCTACTCTTCGAGTGGCTCTTAATGTGTCCTAATCACTATAACCAAATTTCTATCATGTTTTCCTCAATAGGTGCTTAGCATTTCTCATCATTTGCAGCATTCACtacaatatattatttcaaataaaaaatatttctttactGTACAACACTTATAAGTTTCACCTGTATAGCTGGAAGTTTTGAGGTGCTGCTGCGGTTGGAGGTCTATTTGAAGAAAATCCATCATCAtaagtagtaaaagaagaaagacCACTGCTTCCATAACCTGATAAGGGCATAGACTGAATTGTTGAAATAGCGGTGGCAGCAATAGGACTGACTCTCCTAGATGTTCGATAGGCAACACCAAGCAGTGCTCCTCCACGCAAACCAATGACCTAAAGGGATACATGAGTTAGAAACAGGCACCATAACTTTAAAATTATGGTTCCTTCTTCCATTGAAACTTTCTATGAAGAATAAAGTGCATAAAAGGTCATAATATCTTCACAGGGAAAATCAAGCAAACTTCTCATCATTGACAGAAGAGAAAAGGACTTATCTAGAAGACttgaaaaacttaaaactttattaattacATACTGCCATTGACACTTTCTATGAAGAATAAAGTGCATAAAAGGTCGAAATATCTTCACAAGGAAAATCAAGCAAACTTCTCATCATTGACAGAAGAGAAAAGGATTTATCTAGAAgacttaaaaaacttaaaactttatTCATTTACATACTGCAGCCAATATCACAAAGTAGGTGAACCTTCAACACAACATTTTTACATGAAAGGTGTAAATACAAAAAAGTTTTACCGGAGAATCATTTTATAAGTTTCTATACATAATTTATCAGTGAACATTAATCTATCTAAGAGTGCACAACCCCCTTCCCCTTTTTCACATACACATCTGAAAAAACAATAGAAGGTTATTTGTAGAggttatcaattaaaataaacgtAACCTGAGATAAATAATGTTTCAATTATTGTCATTCATTCACTATAAAAATTTGCAGAACTTTTATTCATATGAACAGAAATTATTCAATAGTAGGTTATTGTGACAACCTTTAAGTTTTTAGAAGGAAAATTTAATACTGAGAAAGAATCTTACTGGTTCATTGCGTGCGCCAACAGACCTCATTAGTATATTTGATGTACCATCATCTAACAAGATGCGGACTTGAACAGAAGCTGTGGAAGCAGcagctgctgctgctgctgctgcttgtgCCGCAGCAGCTTCTTTGGCTCTTTTTGATGAGCTACCCTTGGGCATTATAGGAATTCTAGGAGGTAATGCTGATTCCAATATAGCAAATCTGTCACGACAAGTATCCCATGCCAGAAGCCTTGCACTTCCAGAGTCAACAATTGACCAATCACTAACCTTGTAGACAGAGAAATAAGGAATATCTGGCCAAACAATTGCTAGATACCTGTAAACATATGAGGTGGTAAGCACACTCCAActtcacaaaataaattataaaattaggaAACATAGTCATAGAAAAACCCAGGCAAACAACTACACAGTAAAGACAGCATTTATTGACTTAtcactgatatatatatatatatatatatatatggaataCCAAAAGTGAGAATTTTATCCATCCTATATTCTATAGAAAAAATCAAAGCCACTATATTATATTGCAGaacaaaatactaattaatttttaattacaaaaatttagaaaaataaaaaaatagagcaGTGCCAAAAGTCTGTCAGAGGCAACTTACTTTCCTGAACTGCTGACAGAAAGAACTGAGTACGAATCATGTGGAACAGGAGTACTAATGTGCTTTTTCCCCTGCTTGACAGATAATGGTTCAAAAAAGTCTCCCTTGGGTCTTCCTGTTTCTGACAAGGAGCTGTTATTTCCAAGAGATGGATTTGCAGAGTTGTTTAACTGAAAATTTAATAGCTTCAATTCCCTTTCAATTACAAATACGGCAGAATGCTCTCTACTGTCTGCTGGTGTTGGTAGAGGAGCAACAGGTGGAAGAGATCTAGCATCAAACTCACAGATAATAACACCAATGTTGGTTCCTGTAGCAACTAGATGTGGCTGCAAATGATGTGTAACCATACAATACACCTGCCACAAAAATCAGAGGAAAGATTGAGTTTGACTAGACTAAACACAAAGAATGGGAAATTCGGGAGAGAGTAATGAGGGCTTGAAATTCGGTTTCCTCTTGGTTAAAGAGGATGTTTTGCCCAGGGGTATGATAAGCATATTCTACAACATACAGAACTGATCACAGGATTGAAGTAAAGCTTTCCACAGATTTTGTTACACTTGATTTTTATCTGTCCTTGCCACCATTCAAAATTGTTGTTCTCAAAATCTTTTAATGCTTTGATATATATTCATATCATTCTAAGTGGGATACCTTAACAACAAATACCATGCCAATTCagaaattagaataaaaataggCGATGAATGTAACCAACTAATCAAACAACATACCCTCAATTTCTTATTAGGAGAAAGGGCTTGTGGAGGAATAACTGTGGTCAATTCACACAATGGCCTCGTGAGAGCAGAATAAGTGGGATGTTCAATTGCCCTaacaaaagtttaaattaaaattcttaataTGTATAATGAATATAGTGTATCATCacattatcaaataaaaataattaagaaactTAAAGACaccaaagaagaaagaaaactaCGTACCATATGTGAGAATCCTTGACACAGGTTAGAATATCAAGGTTTGGAGCTCGAGGATGGCACCAAGAAGCCACACTATGGCAAGCCAATTTGGGAACTGGCTTTATCCGTCGCAGCTCCTGAGGGTCAAAGACATTCTTATGCTAAGTCTTTCTAGTTACCAGGAGAATgttcacaaaatttaaaatatccaGGTATTAGCAACACTACCACACCTTAAAGGACACAGTGTCCCATATGGCTAATGTCTTATCTGCACCAATTGTGATTAGCTGTGGAGCACCTCCCATTACCCTAGACAACTCAACTGCCACAACCCCGCCATCATGTGCCTAGATGCATTAAGAGGTTTCATTAACCAATGAAATCTACACGTACAGAATCAGCATGGATCATACAGAAAAGAATAATAAGGTataaaaagagaagggaaaaaaGCTCCAcataaattcagaagataaaaaagaaCATTTTATTTGCCTCAATGTAAGTTTGCATTTTGCCCAGTGCACAGATTTTAGATGTTCCTttctttaatgatttttttatttatcttatacTTCATTTAAATTGCATTCTCACCTTCCAATGTGGAATGACATTCCTTGAACAACAAAGAGGAAATTGTAACTGTAACTAATCCACAACTAACACTGACTTATTTTTTCACCAATTATTAAACTGACAAAGAGGAGTTAAAATGACGAAAAGGACTGTACTTTTAAACTCAGCTTGGGTACAAGTTCACGTGAATCCTGTCCGTGGTCAGCACTCCAAATTATGAGCAATCCATCACTAGCGCCCGAAACCAGAAGAGCCTGAAAGCCAACAGACATTCACCCTCAACTCCCAATTGAAATCtcatacaaaatacaaaagcAACTTccaataataaatacaatatatagAGGTAACCAGTCATGCAAAACCTGCACATGCATTTAACATATTAACTAGCAATTGTAATTTCccaataaaatatcttaatggACATGGTGCATCCCCAAAATGCAACTTCTGTAATAGTGTTGGAAATGCAAATCCAAACGTAcacaacataaatataaatgtaaccCAAAGAGATTAAAAAATGGATAAAGAGAGACCTTCATAGCAAGGCAGCATTAGCATCCAATAATCCTGAACTATCCCCCAAAGAAACACCCACCTCAAATCCTTGAGTGtgcaatcaaat
This sequence is a window from Vigna angularis cultivar LongXiaoDou No.4 chromosome 2, ASM1680809v1, whole genome shotgun sequence. Protein-coding genes within it:
- the LOC108328941 gene encoding uncharacterized protein LOC108328941 isoform X2, whose amino-acid sequence is MEFLYRTGVGDGPLVAFGSSDGVIRVLSMMTWKLVRRYTGGHKGSISCLMSFMAASGEALLVSGASDGLLIIWSADHGQDSRELVPKLSLKAHDGGVVAVELSRVMGGAPQLITIGADKTLAIWDTVSFKELRRIKPVPKLACHSVASWCHPRAPNLDILTCVKDSHIWAIEHPTYSALTRPLCELTTVIPPQALSPNKKLRVYCMVTHHLQPHLVATGTNIGVIICEFDARSLPPVAPLPTPADSREHSAVFVIERELKLLNFQLNNSANPSLGNNSSLSETGRPKGDFFEPLSVKQGKKHISTPVPHDSYSVLSVSSSGKYLAIVWPDIPYFSVYKVSDWSIVDSGSARLLAWDTCRDRFAILESALPPRIPIMPKGSSSKRAKEAAAAQAAAAAAAAASTASVQVRILLDDGTSNILMRSVGARNEPVIGLRGGALLGVAYRTSRRVSPIAATAISTIQSMPLSGYGSSGLSSFTTYDDGFSSNRPPTAAAPQNFQLYSWETFQPVGDLLPQPEWTAWDQTVEYCAFGYQQYIVISSLRPQYRYLGDVAIPYATSAVWHRRQLFVATPTTIEIVFVDAGVAQIDIETKKMKEEQKMKEAQAKAVAEHGELALITVEGPQSAKEERIALRPPMLQVVRLASFQHAPSVPPFLTLPKQSRVDGDDSWSATEERKTGEVAVGGGGVAVAVTRFPMEQKRPVGPLVVVGVRDGVLWLIDRYMCAHALSLSHPGIRCRCLAAYGDAVSAVKWASRLGREHHDDLAQFMLGMGYATEALHLPGISKRLEFDLAMKSNDLKRALHCLLTMSNSRDIGQDDTPGLGLNDILNLSDKKQEKISDKKKDMVEGVQGIVKFAKEFLDLIDAADATAQSDIAREALKRLAAAGSVKGALEGHELRGLALRLANHGELTRLSGLVNNLVTLGLGREAAFAAAVLGDNALMEKAWQDTGMLAEAVLHAHAHGRPTLKNLVQAWNQALQREIEPTPSQKTDAAAAFLASLEEPKLTSLADAGKKAPIEILPPGMMSLNASISIQKKPASSAQNSQQPPDKLLALEAPPTTTAAPESATQQPESTPASVSEPPPSESTSESTPAHVAAPPQPESGETTVADGVPTTGPASDGGPNVNGETGQAETSTGNPAVPEVLPPPVAAEVSETSTPSIAAVPTTTTVPANDPFI